The following nucleotide sequence is from Diospyros lotus cultivar Yz01 chromosome 3, ASM1463336v1, whole genome shotgun sequence.
TATGCGGGGGAAAAGCCCTAGTTAAATCTCTGTAAAAACACATACCATAGATACTCAttcagatctctctctctctctctctctctctctgctagGATTTTGCCTATAATGTCAGGCTCTGGGGCTTTAGATATGACTCTGGACGATCTGATAAAGAGCAATCGGCAATCCGGacgcggcggcggcggcggcttcAGAGGCCGAGGTGGAGCCTCGACGGGTCCCGGCCCTGCCCGCCGCATTCCTATCCGCGGTACTAACCGAACTGCACCTTACCCTACTGCCAAGGTTCGATCCTTCTCTCTGTCGATCTGCCAAACGATATTTCTATTAATGTGCGTGTGCGTCAAATTGGCTGTTCGATGGTTCAGGCTCCAGAATCGGTTTGGAAGCATGACTTGTTTACAGTGGATCAGGCAATGGCGTACTCAGTGCAGGCAAGTGGCAGAACCTCGTCTATAGAAACCGAAACCAAGCTCTACATATCGAACTTAGATTATGGCGTCTCCAATGAGGACATCAAGGCAAtgctttcatttatttatcgTGTTTCCCTCTTTATTAGCTTATTGTTCTCTTTCTGTTCTAGTatatttgtattgaaaaaaattggatctAATTGTTTGACTGTGTTTTCTTGTCAACTCATTGATATGGATTATGGAATGAGAAAGATCAACTATTATGTACTACTTTGCCGTTTTACTTTTTAGTTCTATTTTTTCCAGAGGTAGAAGTGTTACCGTCATTCTAAACTTGAACTAAGTTCAGAGTTCATTTGTTCGCTTGAATATGTTGTATTTGTGTGACTAAGTAAACTTAATGCAAATTAAGTTTAAAGGTGAACTAGTGTCACATTGGTTCTTTTGTTTATAGTGAATATGTTTTGGAGTGAAGTTGTTGTCTGCAAGGGTATCCgctttcttgatttttgtaACTAAAGTTTCCTAGGCTTGAAATCTGACTTCAATATCATCAAGGGTATCCACTTTTGCCAGACAATTGAAAGTGTCATAATTTGCCCAGGTGGTTGGTTTATCATATCTCCCTTTTGATTCCTGGCTCTGTAATTCACATGTGAAATCTATGCCAAAGTAGAAATAACAAATATGGAGAATGTTAGTCTATTGAGTCTCAATCATGGGAAGTTATTCTCATAGCCACAAAGTTAAGAAGATAGTCATTTTTGGGCTACTGTCCTCTTTTACCTTATTCTTCGATGACTTTGGTATGGTACATAGGTAGCATCTTAGGTTTTCTTCTGGTCCTTTGTGTAGGGTTTTCCTccttattgatttatttgtttttatgatATACTTGTTTAAGGGTGTTTCCAGTGCACGGGGCTACTTGTTTTACGAGGGTTGTTTTTGTGCATAGTTTTatccttgctttgcaaagatGTTTCTGCAATTTGAATTTGTGACCTTCCAATCATGAAGGAGCAACCTTACCGATGCTAACAAGGCTCACGCTTTTATGATATACTTGcttattcccccccccccccccccccaaaaaaaaaaaaaaaaaaaaaaaaaaatcctagttcTAAACTTCctctttattcttcttttctgcTAGTATAATTATTTATGCTTACTTCATTATGAAATTGCTTTGCATTGTGAATGTTGCAACGTGTTTATCTGCTGTGATTTTGGTTCCTCAACTTGACTAATATGAATTAAATGTGCGCAGGAGCTCTTTTCAGAGGTTGGTGACCTGAAAAGATATTCAATACATTATGATCGAAGCGGGAGATCAAAGGTAAACCTTACCAAATTTGGGGTGATCTGGTCTCTGAATGATTCTTTTGTCCAACCATGGTTTAGAGAGGACGTTTTTTTCTTTAGGGAACAGCAGAAGTTGTCTTCTCACGGCGTCAAGATGCTCTATCAGCTGTCAAGAGGTACAATAATGTGCAGCTTGATGGGAAGCCAATGAAAATTGAGATTGTGGGGACACATATTGCAATCCCTCGCTTGCCTCCATCTGCAAATGATTCTTTTGGAAATGTAAATGGGTTTCCAAGAAGGTATGTTGGTTATTGTAATGTCTAAATATGCTTCTTTTCCTGGGTTTCATATTTGCATTTTTAGCAGCTTGGGTTATTTCTGAGACGGTATTTTATTTGCATGATTCCGCCTTGTGTTTGGTTAGACTGAATGGTATTTCGGTATTACTTCTGATACTAGTTCATTCtgtgtaaattaaaaaagtagCCAAGTATTGATATTTGTGGGCAGCTGAAAAATCCGTTGAACATTCCCTAAATAATTTGAATTCACTACAGGCCAACTAACATCCCACTCATTCTTTTAATTGCTGAAAGCACCGAGGATGGTGtggtctttttattttaatgtgttAATATATACAGTTTCTTTCAATACTAGATTTTGTTGGTCTTGGGGTTCACCAAATTTCTTTTGAATGTGTCATATATATAGATTCTTTTAATACTAGATTTTGTTGGTCTTAGGATTCACcaaatttctttcaaatatgTTTAGATATACGGATTCTTCCAATACTAGATTTTGTTGGTCTTAGGGTTTGATCCCTTTTGGCAATTTCCTCTATATAGTATATAGTTTATTACTTATCAAAAACCAAAGGTCGAAATAATGACGGAATTGCcaaagataaaagaaataaaaagaaacacaaGTTTTTGAACTTAGAGATGCTCTGTTTAAAGAATATGGTGATAAGGACCAATGAAACTCCACAAGAAGACCAATCTTGAAAGATAAGGATAAGCTACAATATTCCGTGATCCCCTTGGTCCTTCACTTGCCTCCTTTACAATGTTCTGCAAGGTcttaacatattttattaaaaacacCCGGCCTATCCTCCTTCCagctttttaaatttttagactGTGAGGCCCGCTTGTTATTTGATCCCATTTTTAAAATCCTCTTTGTGTGTGCTTATATTGCGCTTTGCAAGGTTCTTTCCATTTTCAGAATTTTTATATCCGTACTATTCCTAAAATCTTGTCTTCTGGTGCATGCTGTTGGcccttctttttaatttaattatttttctttttatgcaagTTTACCTGCATTGCATTAGATAATAATTTATGCTACAGCGACAAAGTAAAGCTGCTTCCGGTTActacatttttcatatattatttGAGCAGTGCGCAAGGAAGGGGTGGTGCATCAGGAAGGGGTCGTGGTGGCAGGAGTGGGGGCCGTGGATTTGGACGGGGGCGCGGAAGAGGAAGAGGCCGTGGTGAGAAGATATCTGCTGAAGATCTTGATTCAGATTTGGAAAAGTATCACTCAGAGGCAATGCAGACGGATAATTGAATGAATCGCTCAAGTTTCACCTTTGCTTGCACATTTCCTACAGTCTTTGTGTGCTTGAACATGCAGAAACCAAATTAGTTTTTGTATTTGAATCATTGTCTTTTTAGCGTAACAACTAACAAAGAAGCAATACTAGTACAGATGACTGTTGGATCCATGGCAATGGACCTTAGGGTTTTACTTTCTATTGTTCCATTGATCTGGGTATGTATTTAGTCCCATCACTATGCTGTTTTTGGCGTTCTGCATCCGAGCTCCTGCCTTTTTTCAATCTGGCTCATGTACTTATATAGTGGGGGCTACAATTCCTCACTTCATCTAGATGCGTCAAAAGTTTTGCCTACGAGGTGATGGATTTGAAACAAAGGAGATTACGATGCCCACTACTTTGAAGTGATGCAGATTACTTCTTGTATCACCGAACTGCCGGGAGCATCCGCTTTGAGGTAATTTCCTTTTAATGCCCTTTGTCCTTCTCCTATGGGCTAATTTTGCTGTTGATGTTCtgcccattttctttttatgttgCATCTAGatgttctttttctgttttgtttttcGTCCTCATATTTACTGTGGAAATGGCGGTGCACGTAACATGCTGGAATCTGGTAGCCTGGTATGATGATCAGTTCACATGATATTGGGTTACGCGGTTCTAGAAATTCGTGTGATGGATAATCTGGGGCGTATTCGTTCTGATATTGATGTGTGGATGTGGCTATGTGATATCTGAATTAATTTCCTTTGCTGTACTAATGTATTCTTACATCCCTGCAGTTTCAGCAGGAGTAGAGCTATTTTTGGTTGCAGGCATTCTAGTTCAATGAGTAGTACATTTGGTCCAAACTTCAAAGGTGGCGACCTTTGTTATCACTTGTTTGGCAGTGTTAACTGTTAAGCCTGGCGTTGAAATAATCACCAGTTGGGGAAAAAGAAGGTTTAGGTGAAGTGAGTGTTATGGTTTGACTTGTGCTTTGCTCCGAGTGCATGGATCCTGGAGATGATGAATGTTTAAGATGCCATGTTCTGCCTGGTTCACAAACAAGCTTGGGACTGGTTTTAGAGAAGCACTTCGCCATGCAAGCTCAGTTTGGAATCAGCAGGAAAGGGCAATCTAATTAGGATGATCCCTCTTCCTTCTTCCAAAGTAGTTCTGAGATGTTCTTATATGTTGGATATCTTAAACACTGTAATTATTTAAGAACTGCGGACAATGCATACCGTCCATTTGAACTCAAGTAGGAATCTAATGGCACGTACTGAAAGATACAGAAAAGAATGAGAAGTGAAATTTCATGAAAAGATGCAAGCGCCTAAAACATACTTGTTCTTTTGTTCTGCCTTTGTTAACAGTGTTTGGGAGAGGGATGTAGCGGGAGTGGATTGAAAGAGGTTATATTGTCTCGAAGACAATATCAAACGGAACGTAATGGAAGTGTTCTCATTCATTTCCACTTAAATTAGCATTTTTTCCTCTCAAACTGGAAAATAGACCGAGGCATTATACATGAACATAATTAACCCCAACAATTGTAAAAAGAACTCAAATATTATTGATTTGCATATCTATTATGAACCGTcttttgttatttaatattttttattttatctattttcataattattctcccaaacaaaaaaaaaaaagaaaagaaaaagaaatatagtattatattttttcaacttttcaTCCCCCATATGTCCAGTTGTACATATATTGATCAAACACGGCTTCCCCTTCGTCATTTCCTAGGAAGACCCCAACCAAGGATATCCCAACAAAAATGAAAGTAGAAAGAGCGGTGTAGACAAAATCGATTACCATGCCTGCGGTAAACGACAGAACTTGTTAATTCCCCTTTTgtattcaaaattcaaaattaaaatatgagaaatgtGAACAAGAACGAGACAACAACCAGgtgaacccaaaaaaaaaaaaaaaaagattacagCACCTGATGATGAGGTAAAACATACCTCTCATGTGTATTACAACAGTAAGAAAGCCTTGCCTAGAATCCACCAAAGGTCCAGTTATATTCagttcaaaatttacattagGAGCACTGCCAAATTCTTGAATGCACAATCAGGACTTCTTCGCCTTTACCAACTTTTCCCAAGCAGAACATATCAAACTGAAAATATAGTACAGTATCGCCTTTACGCACGACATTATGAAGTTCCAACAAGAGGATGGCCAATACCACGGGTATAGCAACCGGAAAAACAAGCTTATAAGATGCCGAGGGTATTGCCCTACCTGAAATAAAGCAAAAAATTTACTGCTACATAAGTTGCTGTAGACATTAGTGTACGGCAAATGTTGCGAACAAAACACTTTCCAACAATTGACGTCATACTGATGCCTGAAATTCAAATTCATGTCCATGCAGTACACAACAGCAGCAagtaaaaaacaactaaagtaTTACTGCCTCATCTACTACACGGCCGCCCGCCCAGGCCAAGGTTGAAAAGACCATCAGCGGAGGTCATCTAGTCAATCAGTTAGAAACAAGCTCCCCtaagttataaattaaaaaaaggtaaaaagtTGTAGGTCAAGCATATTTTGTCCTTTTACTTGGTACCGGCAGTTTTTCTTCTATAGCCCAACATCCACATTTAGATCATCCGCAGGACAAGTAAGCATAACTAATTTCGGTAGCCACCCATTTGGTTCAATCCATATGCATTCCAGCATTAAGGAAAAGCTGCTTCAGCTAACTGACTCCAtctagtggaattaaggcttgtgattgttttgaaaactgcATTACTGCTGCAATGTAGTTTGCCCAGAGAACACAAACACCCAGTTCCTAACCAAAAGTCAAGATGATAACAAATTGATAACACACATTATGGTATCTCAATAAACAACTTCTCCTCAAAACTGTATGAAGTCTCAGATGATAACAAATTGGTAACACAAATTGTGGTATCTGGAAATACAACTTTCGTTGACAATGGTATGGAGTTTTAGATGATAACAAATTGGTAACTGCATAcacaacttttgcttgacaatTGTATGAAGTTATAGTTACTATATTCGTCCAAACATGTGTCacaatttttatcatttattccAGAGCACTGGATTGAGTTATCTTCAAATATCAGTTGATAAGCTTGAGCTTTCATCACAAGCTCGGCTGCCCtagcaaaattaaaattatcagaCTGAAATCAAGTTTCATTATTTGACAAATTTTAACTTGGTCATCAAAAATCTTTATCAATACCTTATAGGTCGAAACATTTACATATTCCCTTCTTATAAGCTTACTTCCATCCAAAAGACCATCTGGTAACATTTTGAAACACAAGGCATAGCCAGCTTTTATAtccatgtatttttttatttgaactcCCAACTGTCTACTCTTATACTGGTTAATAATTCATTCACTATCTGATTCGGCAGTGGTTTCTTGTTCCCTTTTGCTCCTCAATTTTGTTCAAACAAAGCTTTGGatctattaaaaattcaataggAGGGTTGTCTCTTGCCAAATCTTCCATATCAATGCTTTATGGAAGAAGGCATACTTATTAATTCTGGGTCTCCCGTTCTATATTCAGTGGGCAATTGAAGTCATTAGTAAGAATCATATGCATGTGAAAAACACTCACCAACAAGACAATAAAGGGAAAAGGCCAAAGAATGGATGCTCTATTGCTATGGATAGCAGATTATCGTTCACACCTCTCTTCCAATCTAGAGGGGAAACTACTACATCCTTTCTAAGATTTTGTTTCACCCAAACATAAAGATAAACTTGATCTAAATGGGTTTGAACTACTTAAAAATAGCCTCCATCCTTGCTATACATTCCTAACAggattgaaacaaaaaattactcTCTAAATCAAGTACGCTGGCACCTAAATTCTCATTCATGGACATTTCAAAGCAACTCTCTTTGTCAAGCAACTACACAAAATGACCCCAAAGTTCCTAATTTCCGTATGGTATCAACACTGGCTTGCATATAAGGGTTGGGTTTATCCATTATGGATATGTCCCAGTCAAATGGTCTGGCTAACTAACATACCCAAATGTTAGTTACAAGCATCCTCCAGGCCCTGCTCGGAGAACCTCTGTCCAAACCTACATTATTGTAGGATAATCTGTATACATATCCCATGGATGAGTACAGCATGTGCCCACCTGTAACAATATAATCCCTGTCCCTTTTATAGTCAATGAAGTACTTGTCTGCTAAAAATGAGTCAATTGTATGTTCACTACTGGTTCTGAGTCATTGGTCACATATACTACAAACTTGCTCTGATGATAAAAAGTAAGCGAGTTACAATAGCCTTTCATATATACTACATATTATTCAGAATATCTCCATCTTGTGTTTGAGGGCAAGGAAAGGTAACTCAAaacatattattttgtatgcTAGAGTTTATGGATCCTTTAAGAGGAGTTCTTTATATCAAGCACATTATGAACACACACGAGCATCTGTGCATGTATAAAAATGTCTCTCACCAAAGTGAGTTGGCAAGCAATTTGGTAGAACTGCCTAATTAACATGAGTGCTTCAGTCACATGCTTTAGTTCAGTGCTGCCCACAGGCTCTTGATTCTTTCTTATAAACCTCAATTGaaaagaagatgagcaagatCCAGCAGAAAGTGTGGATTTCAGCTTAAAAGCCATCAGTTGATGTAACCATAGCATACCagtagaagatttggaatgaattGATGTTCACATCTAAGTAATACAAGATATTCCGTGACCTTAATACCAACAAAGCACAATCATGTATTCATCTgaactattaatatttctctctGGTTGAGCTAAAAGTGATCGTGCCTACTTACCGGGAAAAGGAAATCTAAAGCATCCCAGGCTGCATGACGAACAGCTCTTGTTGGATACATTGGACCACCAGGAGAAGTGAAGCTATACAAGCATGCTTTCAGTCTTGTACTAGTTGTCATTCTCAGCTCCATCCCTGCAGCAAAATAAGTCATGCTGCATTGACCAGAAAATCTAGTCTAGATCATATTTGTTACAAGCAACTCAAAAAACTTGAAATCTCATCATATCCATGGTGTCTTGAAAAACTATACCTTGGAGAGCTTTAATCTGAGAAAGGTAATGCAACAGTACTGGCTCCACCTTCAATTTCTGCAGCTGTCGAAGTAGGAAAGTACGAACGATATTAAAAGGTCCAAGCAGAATAAACCTGAACTGATCAAATGATGCAAGCATGCCATTTCAACTCTTACCTGATCAGCAAGCTCAATAACAAAAACATCCGTTGGACCACCAATAAAAAGAGTTGGAAATTCTGGAAATTGTTTGAAGAAGCTTCCAAGCTTGTCAGCTgtaataagatataaaatttcAAGTCAATATAGAATAGAGAAATGAATAAGGTCAAATGTTGGATGATCTGTCTTGACTTCAGCAGAAACTTAAGTGTTACCTAAgttgtaaaaaaatatgaacCTTGACAGGAGAAGAAATAGATCTTGTTGGGCCTGAAATAATCAAGGATTTGCAGGTTAATTCTCTGCCTCATGAGGAATAGGACCACACTTATTAATGATTCACACTGCTCAAAATAACATGCGAAAAATATATGGGTTGGATCAATGCCTCACCTGCAAGGGAATTTTCTTTAATCTCTCAGGCACCAATGCAACCTCCTCCAGAAGATACTAAACCAAAAGGAATCAAATAAGTAGGGAAAAGTATCTCCCCTCACATCTTTCAAACATTATAAAATAGTGAGAGAACATTTTGCATAAGAGAAGAATCGTACCCTGAAGAGAGATTGAAAACGTCTTGCGTTCGTTTGGATGTCAATCCTgcatgaaaaatgtattttatgtTATCTTCCTTCTCCTTTATTATCTACCTCTTCGCAAAAAGCACCTTATAAAGATGCTGCAACAAATGATGGCAAGGTGCCAAAGAAATAAGGCATTATTAAACCCAATCTGACCACTCTGTTGATCTCCCTCTGGGTGGCACATAGAGAATTGAACACATGTTAACTTTGAAGTTGGAAAGAATAATCCAGTTAATGTGACCATCTCTTCATTACCTACGGTACCCCTAATCTCTGAAAATCTGGATTCTCGGATCAAACAACAGATATTACTGCTCTCTTGAAAGTAGAGCAGCAAGTCCATTTAACCCTTTTGTTAAATGATGGTAATGCTACTCCTTTCTCAGAAGAGCAGAGCTGAAGGAATCAGCAGAACACGAATCAAAATTTACTTGGTGTTCTCAGTCCTAGCCAATACTGCCTTCCTATTATAGGAGTTTGGCTACCTCACcattccctttccctttctagCCAAGCAGTATCCGGTTGGTttcattttgatgatgttttgatgatgaaggtTTTcatacaaaactttaataagtgaacttaaaactattttgataatgaatgaatgaatgattttAAAAGTAGTATGTCAAAGTGTAATGATTGAAAACTGATGATACTTATTGAAACAAATCATGGAAATATAAGTAATACTCGAGTGCTTGATGTTTAAATAGATGCAATCGAATTCTTGATGTTTAGAAGACAAATGATTTAGTACTTAAGGTTGAGATGAAAAAGTAATACAGTATTTGAGCTTTATAATCGAGTTTTAGACTTGCAGTCAACATTACTCgagttttagaaaataatactcaagtattacaCCGTAGCACAGAGAGTGCAGTCAACATTACTCGAGTATTACACTGTAGCAGAGGGTGTGGTCAACATTACTCGAGTATTGGAAAATGCTACCCAAATATTACAGTGTAGCACAGAGGGTCTAAAAGTCTTACTCGAGTAACACATGATGTTACTTGACTAATTAGCTATGAAAGTGAGAACCATTTCTGAGACAGTTTGAATTACTCGAGTGATGAAGAAAGCCTTACTCGAGTAATAAACAAAGAAACAGAGAATCTCTAAATCTTACTCAAGTAAAGTTTagtattactcgattaatatacAAAGAAACAAAGACCTTCAAAATCTTACTCGAGTAACATAATGTATTACTCAAGTAAGGCAGgcatgaatttttaaatctaaaaaatgcACAGATTGTTGCTTGACTAACATTATGACATTACTTGAGTATCGTAACCCATCCATTCGGAAATTTGGATTTCGAGTTGTTCAAATGCCATCATTTCGCTCTGATAACTTACCTAATGTTCATCTAACCTCTCTCTGATCTCTGCAGACCATCTTttgataaaaaacaaaaaatacaactaatCTCTGCATATACAACATGAGAAGTTTTCAGCAGGGCATGTGGTTGAAGATGACTATTCATTGTAGTAGCAACTGAAAGGGATTATCTTCTTCCAGATCTTGTCTCCTACAATTAGAAGTCTTTGAAGGGGTGTCAATCTCTATAAATGGTCAAGAGAGATGATTAGGcttacatattttgaaaatcagatttcaaattcttcattGTTCTTGATCTTCACTGTTTTCATCTTCCTTTCTGTCAAGTCTTCTTGTTTCCATTGTAAATCATATTTTAGCCTTGCTCTAGTCTGATTTCATAAAGAGTGTATTTCTTTTGAGAGTTGTTTCTCTCATTCTTactttgtattttgattttccTAGTGTTGGTGCTAGAAGAGCTACCTAGGTTGCTAGTTGGTGTATTGGATTGGGGTTGTAACCCAAGTTTGTCTTAGTGGATTTGAAAATCTCTAGTTGGGCACTAGAATAGTGGACATAGGCTGGGAAGAACAGAACCACTCTAAATCTTTTGTCTCttgcatatttttcttttcctcttaaCTTTATATTACAACTTTACACTCAAAGAATCACtatttaataaatcatattaaaaaaatttcacaaaacacAAGAACTttgaaacacccaattcaccccacCTTTTGGGTGTGAGGTGCCATAAAATATATCAGATCTAACATATCCCATCAACCATTTGTTTGAATCACCAGAAACTCAGATAAAATACAATGGGAAAGCCATTTGGCTCTGGTTTCATGCTGGAAGCAGGaagccaaaaaggaaaaagaaaaccaCTGCACAAAATCATTTCAGGAGAAAACTGTACGGGAGAAAACTGTACGTGACCAATATTGTAAAAGCCAACTAATAGGAATTCCAATAAGCATGTAGAGGAAAATCATAAACTAAGAGGCAACAACCGGCCATTTTCCTCACAAAAATTTTATGGAACCAGAGGGAAACATTTCCTTGTTTGGggaaaataacataataatttttatcattaggCAAGAGACTCAAGGTACAAAATacagaataaaattaattagtctttacaacaacaatttttttatgaaaccaGTGGGAAACATTACCTTGTCTGGGGAGATTACCTAGAATAGTTTTTAGCATGCATCAAGACATTTAAGGTACAAAATTATccagaataaaattaatttcttcagAAATAGGTGGAATGCTGAATGCTCCATTTTCCCagggaaataaagaaaatgcagaAAAACAAACACTGCGATTAGGAATCCTCTGACTATCAGACTCAAAATTGATGCCATGGAATTTCTGTTCTTCCATCCATTACTGTGTTGGTCAACCAAGAGCACAGGAAAATAGCCATAGAAGTACAACATGCAGCTAAAAATGGAAGTCATGGATTTGCAGTAATATTCTATTCCAAACTGTTAaagcaaaaaatatttaataaggaTGAAAATTATCAACATGCAATAGCAAACATCCATACCAGAAGACATTTGTAGCACCTTGAACAAGAGCCGATGAGTAACGCAGGAGGACTTCAGAATTATCAAGTTGAACTTCAAACAACTGCAAAAAGGATAGCAAGTATATTAAgatcaaacaaaataaaaatattcatccTTTGTAAAACTATATTGAgaggaaaatatatattttttttctctagtttAGAAATACATCTAGTAAGCACCATCCAATGCGATGCATGCTGAACCTCCCAGCAAGCTCCCTCTGGGCTATACACACCTCAGGCTTGCTCAATTCCCTGCCAATGCTGCTTTGATCTATTACTCGTAGGACCTTAAATTTTAGTTGTAGCTCCAGATATAGCTTTTAATAACAGATGTCTACAGGAACAAACACTCCTAGACGAGAACCTTCACACAAGCTAAGTACTTGGGTAACTAGTTGACTGGACACTGCTGCGATATAATCTAAGACAGTTGAGGAAACTACAGAAATTTAACTTCCAAAAGCTCCATTGAGGCAATAAGAGGTGAAAAAGCATTACTCTCAAGGGAATAAACCTCCTTACCTCCCATCTACTTGGTTGAACAGAACAAGTATAGAAAGATACTACATCAGACTATCTAACCCTAAAGATAAAGAGTGCCTTTTGAAGGGCAAAATTTGATAAAGAATGTAAAGTAATCTGGGGGAACTGGGCAGAAAGTTATTTATGCATCCTCAGAAGCAACTTACTTCTCTCGTTCCTTTCATTCCACCTTCTGTTCTAGTAAACTGAGGGCATTCTATTCCTCCTTCCCCCGCCCCCATCTTTTCCTTTGTCTGCCTTATCAGACGTATGAATTTTGCTGTTTACTCCTCATCAAATGATGAAAATGAGAACATGAGAAAAATAGGAACTTGGTTACCATTATTAAACAAAAGTTCCACCAATGTATTCAACATCACACCTGTGGAAGGAGAACTTATATGACAGAGTTAATGCAGTAAAGTGGGTGCATACCCATTTGTGGAACAGAAGGGAGAAAATATGAGATGCAAATGATTGGCTCCATAATTGGACTATCAAATCAAGAATTGGATTTCCATCCTCAGGCTTCCATACAAAATAATCAGCAAGAACATCATAAAAGCAAAGCGAACCCTCAATTCCATCCTCAGAGGGGGAAATTTGATCTTCTCTGCTTAGTATTATATCTGCTCCAATTACAGTGCAACAAATGAGAA
It contains:
- the LOC127797198 gene encoding THO complex subunit 4A-like isoform X2; amino-acid sequence: MSGSGALDMTLDDLIKSNRQSGRGGGGGFRGRGGASTGPGPARRIPIRGTNRTAPYPTAKAPESVWKHDLFTVDQAMAYSVQELFSEVGDLKRYSIHYDRSGRSKGTAEVVFSRRQDALSAVKRYNNVQLDGKPMKIEIVGTHIAIPRLPPSANDSFGNVNGFPRSAQGRGGASGRGRGGRSGGRGFGRGRGRGRGRGEKISAEDLDSDLEKYHSEAMQTDN
- the LOC127797197 gene encoding uncharacterized protein LOC127797197 isoform X1; protein product: MLPPTSLRTSAYLSALTQEIEKKLQRAIASPSQRRDLLQELFADIALEVDDRARDIILSREDQISPSEDGIEGSLCFYDVLADYFVWKPEDGNPILDLIVQLWSQSFASHIFSLLFHKWLFEVQLDNSEVLLRYSSALVQGATNVFWIDIQTNARRFQSLFRYLLEEVALVPERLKKIPLQAQQDLFLLLSRFIFFYNLADKLGSFFKQFPEFPTLFIGGPTDVFVIELADQLQKLKVEPVLLHYLSQIKALQGMELRMTTSTRLKACLYSFTSPGGPMYPTRAVRHAAWDALDFLFPVGQYPRHLISLFFRLLYPWYWPSSCWNFIMSCVKAILYYIFSLICSAWEKLVKAKKS
- the LOC127797197 gene encoding uncharacterized protein LOC127797197 isoform X2, yielding MEPIICISYFLPSVPQMAKFIRLIRQTKEKMGAGEGGIECPQFTRTEGGMKGTRELFEVQLDNSEVLLRYSSALVQGATNVFWIDIQTNARRFQSLFRYLLEEVALVPERLKKIPLQAQQDLFLLLSRFIFFYNLADKLGSFFKQFPEFPTLFIGGPTDVFVIELADQLQKLKVEPVLLHYLSQIKALQGMELRMTTSTRLKACLYSFTSPGGPMYPTRAVRHAAWDALDFLFPVGQYPRHLISLFFRLLYPWYWPSSCWNFIMSCVKAILYYIFSLICSAWEKLVKAKKS
- the LOC127797198 gene encoding THO complex subunit 4A-like isoform X1, which produces MSGSGALDMTLDDLIKSNRQSGRGGGGGFRGRGGASTGPGPARRIPIRGTNRTAPYPTAKAPESVWKHDLFTVDQAMAYSVQASGRTSSIETETKLYISNLDYGVSNEDIKELFSEVGDLKRYSIHYDRSGRSKGTAEVVFSRRQDALSAVKRYNNVQLDGKPMKIEIVGTHIAIPRLPPSANDSFGNVNGFPRSAQGRGGASGRGRGGRSGGRGFGRGRGRGRGRGEKISAEDLDSDLEKYHSEAMQTDN